A single window of Flagellimonas maritima DNA harbors:
- a CDS encoding VWA domain-containing protein, which produces MIQLDEKIYLYLLAIVPVMVLAFFFLQIWKKRTQRQFAESKLLKRLAPNKSNLKSGLKLIFLSLGITFLIIGLVNPKIGTKLETVKREGVDIVFALDVSKSMLAEDIAPNRLEKAKRLISEIINQLASDRIGIIAYAGQAYPQLPITTDYGAAKMFLQSMNTDMLSSQGTAINAAIDLASTYYDDSEQTNRVLFIVSDGEDHSERTTLDAVEYATQNGIRIFTIGVGKPKGAPIPIKRKGIVETLKKDNQGEVVITKLNEDVLSEIADRGNGEYINGSNTENAVEYIKEQLNQMDKKEFEAKQFAEYKDQFQWFLGIGLLFLFLDIFLLDRKTKWLKKLNLFNEHDDE; this is translated from the coding sequence ATTGGCAATTGTGCCAGTAATGGTACTTGCATTTTTCTTTCTTCAAATTTGGAAAAAAAGAACACAGCGCCAGTTTGCAGAGTCGAAACTTTTAAAACGTTTGGCTCCAAATAAATCAAATCTAAAGTCAGGATTAAAACTGATCTTTCTTTCGTTGGGTATTACTTTTTTGATTATTGGACTGGTAAATCCAAAAATTGGGACTAAACTGGAAACCGTAAAACGTGAAGGCGTGGATATTGTTTTTGCCTTGGATGTTTCAAAAAGTATGTTGGCCGAAGATATTGCTCCAAATCGACTGGAAAAAGCAAAAAGATTGATTTCAGAAATCATCAATCAATTGGCGAGTGATCGTATTGGAATAATTGCATATGCCGGGCAGGCCTACCCACAACTGCCCATAACAACTGATTACGGAGCTGCAAAAATGTTCCTTCAAAGCATGAACACTGACATGCTCTCTTCGCAAGGAACCGCCATCAATGCAGCCATAGACTTGGCAAGCACATATTATGATGATTCAGAACAAACCAATAGGGTTCTTTTTATCGTTTCTGATGGAGAAGACCATTCAGAAAGAACTACTTTGGATGCGGTGGAATATGCCACTCAAAATGGTATTCGCATATTCACCATTGGTGTTGGAAAACCAAAAGGTGCTCCCATCCCCATTAAAAGAAAAGGTATTGTTGAAACTTTGAAAAAAGACAATCAAGGAGAGGTGGTCATTACAAAACTTAATGAAGACGTACTTTCCGAGATAGCTGATCGGGGCAACGGTGAATATATCAACGGCTCCAATACCGAAAATGCCGTGGAATATATCAAGGAACAGCTAAATCAAATGGATAAGAAAGAATTTGAGGCCAAACAATTTGCAGAGTACAAAGATCAATTTCAATGGTTCTTGGGCATAGGTCTTTTATTTTTATTTTTGGATATCTTCCTTTTGGACAGAAAAACAAAGTGGTTGAAAAAACTAAATCTTTTTAACGAGCATGATGATGAATAA
- a CDS encoding tetratricopeptide repeat protein, protein MNKIRLMLPLLLFLAITSQAQEEMVDEVAENALRESKNLTWEANKELTENNFITAEADYRKAISKSGENAVAPFNLGNAYYNRENYQEAFGRFKQAGETAESKPEKHKSYHNMGNVFMKNKEYQKAVEAYKEALRNNPTDEETRYNLALAKEMLKKQQDEQKNDQNQDDKDKKNEEDQKDKNKDQDDRGENDKENEGEQNEDENKDKGDDGDNGENKPEENKEGEGDKKEEQKKKPNEGDRPEEQKQQPRPNQLSKQQIQNLLEAMQNEEKKVQEKMEAKKVKGKKIKNEKDW, encoded by the coding sequence ATGAATAAGATAAGATTGATGTTGCCCCTGTTGCTTTTCCTAGCTATCACTTCGCAAGCACAGGAAGAAATGGTCGATGAAGTGGCAGAAAATGCACTTAGAGAATCAAAAAATCTTACATGGGAAGCAAATAAAGAGCTGACCGAGAATAATTTTATTACTGCCGAAGCAGACTACAGGAAAGCCATTTCCAAAAGCGGTGAAAATGCCGTTGCGCCTTTTAATCTTGGCAATGCTTATTACAATAGGGAAAACTACCAAGAAGCTTTTGGTAGATTTAAACAGGCGGGCGAGACAGCAGAATCCAAACCTGAAAAACATAAATCCTATCATAATATGGGGAATGTGTTCATGAAGAACAAAGAATATCAAAAAGCTGTGGAAGCTTATAAAGAGGCCCTTAGAAACAATCCAACAGATGAGGAAACCCGTTACAATCTGGCTTTAGCCAAAGAAATGCTAAAAAAGCAACAGGACGAACAAAAAAACGACCAAAACCAAGACGATAAGGATAAAAAGAACGAAGAAGACCAAAAAGACAAAAATAAAGACCAGGACGATAGGGGAGAGAATGACAAGGAAAATGAAGGAGAACAAAACGAAGATGAAAATAAAGATAAAGGCGATGATGGAGATAATGGAGAAAACAAGCCTGAAGAGAACAAAGAAGGAGAAGGGGACAAAAAAGAAGAACAGAAAAAAAAGCCCAATGAAGGTGACCGCCCCGAGGAACAAAAACAACAACCAAGACCCAATCAACTTTCCAAGCAACAAATTCAAAATTTGCTAGAAGCCATGCAAAATGAGGAAAAGAAAGTCCAAGAAAAAATGGAGGCAAAAAAGGTGAAAGGCAAAAAAATAAAAAATGAGAAGGATTGGTGA